From a region of the Panicum virgatum strain AP13 chromosome 2K, P.virgatum_v5, whole genome shotgun sequence genome:
- the LOC120684360 gene encoding UDP-glucosyltransferase UGT13248-like, with amino-acid sequence MADGSEQSVHVLLLPYPSQGHINPILQFGKRLAARRGVRCTLAATRFALSQSQPATGDAVRVAAISDGCDRGGFGEAGGVGAYLRRLEAAGSETLDALLRSEAERGRPVRVLVYDAFLPWAPRVARRRGAAAAAFFTQPCAVDVAYAHAFAGRIRPPLADDGEVALAELPGLPAGLRPADLPSFLAQPGDCPAYLDLLVNQFDGLDTADHVLVNSFHELQPQESDYMASTWRAKTVGPTVPSAYLDNRLPDDTSYGFHLYTPLTAATKAWLDGRPPRSVVYASFGSVSAPAAVQMAEVAEGLYNCGKPFLWVVRASEAAKIPEDFAGRAKERGLIVTWSPQLEVLAHPAVGCFVTHCGWNSTTEALSAGVPMVAMPQWSDQPMNAKYIEDVWRVGVRVRPDEEGVVRKEEVERRVREVMDGERSSEYRRNAAGWKEKAKRAVSEGGSSDNNIVEFLGKLGLEV; translated from the exons ATGGCCGACGGATCAGAGCAGAGCGTCCACGTCCTCCTGCTCCCGTACCCGAGCCAGGGCCACATCAACCCGATCCTCCAGTTCGGCAagcgcctcgccgcgcgccgcggcgtccgGTGCACGCTCGCCGCGACGCGGTTCGCGCTCAGCCAGAGCCAGCCTGCCACCGGCGACGCCGTCCGCGTCGCCGCCATCTCGGACGGCTGCGACCGCGGCGGCttcggcgaggccggcggcgtcggcgcgtACCTGCGCCGGCTGGAGGCGGCCGGGTCCGAGACCCTGGACGCGCTCCTCCGGTCCGAGGCGGAGCGGGGCCGCCCCGTGCGCGTGCTCGTGTACGACGCGTTCCTGCCGTGGGCGCCGCGcgtcgcgcggcggcgcggcgcggcggccgcggcgttcTTCACGCAGCCGTGCGCGGTGGACGTGGCGTACGCGCACGCGTTCGCcgggcggatccggccgccgctcgccgacgACGGGGAGGTGGCGCTGGCGGAGCTGCCCGGGCTGCCGGCCGGGCTCAGGCCGGCCGATCTGCCGTCGTTTCTGGCCCAGCCCGGCGACTGCCCCGCGTACCTGGACCTGCTGGTGAACCAGTTCGACGGCCTGGACACGGCTGACCACGTCCTCGTCAACTCCTTCCACGAGCTGCAGCCACAG GAATCGGATTACATGGCGTCCACGTGGAGAGCCAAGACAGTGGGTCCGACCGTGCCGTCGGCCTACCTTGACAACCGCTTGCCGGACGACACGTCCTACGGCTTCCACCTCTACACGCCGCTGACGGCGGCGACCAAGGCCTGGCTGGACGGCCGGCCCCCGCGCTCCGTGGTCTACGCCTCCTTCGGCAGCGTCtcggcgcccgccgccgtccagATGGCCGAGGTGGCGGAGGGCCTGTACAACTGCGGCAAGCCATTCCTGTGGGTGGTCAGGGCCTCCGAGGCCGCGAAGATCCCCGAGGACTTCGCAGGGAGGGCGAAGGAGCGGGGCCTCATCGTGACATGGAGCCCCCAGCTCGAGGTGCTAGCGCACCCGGCCGTGGGGTGCTTCGT tacgcactgcgggtggaactcgacGACGGAGGCGCTGAGTGCCGGCGTGCCGATGGTGGCGATGCCGCAGTGGTCGGACCAGCCCATGAACGCCAAGTACATCGAGGATGTGTGGCGGGTGGGCGTGCGGGTGCGGCCCGACGAGGAGGGCGTGGTCAggaaggaggaggtggagaggcGCGTCAGGGAGGTGATGGACGGCGAGAGGAGCTCGGAGTACCGGCGAAATGCTGCTGGGTGGAAGGAGAAGGCTAAAAGAGCTGTGAGCGAAGGTGGCAGCTCGGATAACAACATCGTCGAGTTTCTTGGCAAGCTAGGATTAGAAGTCTGA
- the LOC120695436 gene encoding ATP-dependent DNA helicase PIF1-like — MPFMVKKKQYLSCDKITKAPDTHESHDLFYPMEFLNSINGNNFPAHELKLKRGVPIMLLRNLNQSIGLCNGTRLIITALGAMILEAKIMTGTHTGRSVLIPRIRLTLKNTRLPFVLERRQFPIKVCYAMTINKSQGQTLTTVGVYLKKPVFTHGQLYVAISRVTSKNGLKILIEDDDGNCTDTTKNIVYPEVITSIEARSTNK; from the exons ATGCCGTTTATG GTGAAGAAAAAACAATATCTAAGTTGTGATAAAATAACGAAAGCTCCTGATACCCATGAGTCACATGATCTGTTCTATCCAATGGAATTCCTAAACTCAATAAATGGAAATAATTTTCCAGCTCATGAACTGAAACTGAAAAGAGGAGTTCCAATAATGTTACTTCGTAATCTAAATCAATCAATTGGTTTGTGCAATGGAACAAGATTAATAATCACAGCTTTGGGAGCTATGATACTAGAGGCAAAGATAATGACGGGAACACATACAGGTCGATCAGTATTGATTCCTCGAATTAGATTAACACTAAAAAACACAAGATTGCCATTTGTGCTTGAACGACGACAATTTCCAATAAAAGTTTGCTATGCTATGACCATCAACAAAAGCCAGGGACAGACACTGACAACTGTTGGAGTTTATTTAAAAAAGCCTGTTTTCACACATGGCCAATTATATGTTGCTATCTCAAGGGTTACTTCCAAAAATGGACTAAAAATACTTATTGAGGATGATGATGGAAACTGTACTGACACAACAAAGAATATTGTCTATCCAGAGGTCATCACTTCAATTGAAGCAAGAAGCACAAACAAATGA